One genomic window of Medicago truncatula cultivar Jemalong A17 chromosome 1, MtrunA17r5.0-ANR, whole genome shotgun sequence includes the following:
- the LOC11411042 gene encoding plasmodesmata-located protein 2: protein MNVSQYSTTIFFISYTFLLFLPSSEPISNYNKLVYKTCSTQTFNHQSYSQSLNSLFQQFITQSSQYKFFKTNEAINDDTFISGFFQCRNDFTKEDCFACVTSLLPHISNTLCSDSTSARVQLQGCYVQYQTEQFQETTIHESENNNMFHKICGVPVVEYYFEFKELMNEAFMILENGIVNSDGFYTMKYKKVKLMAQCEGDLRSCECGECVGNAVMVAKEECSSSVSAEIYFDKCFISYTYMPKSNGDANNTVPGARRKNNPQKLIAIIVGGGAILFMGLIVVSLINSRLKKDDYE from the exons ATGAATGTTTCCCAATATTCCACCACCATCTTCTTCATTAGTTACACTTTCTTGCTCTTCCTACCTTCTTCTGAACCAATTTCCAATTACAACAAATTAGTATACAAAACATGCTCAACTCAAACCTTCAACCATCAATCTTATTCTCAATCACTCAATTCCTTATTCCAACAATTCATAACACAATCTTCCCAATACAAGTTCTTCAAAACCAACGAAGCAATCAACGACGACACCTTCATCTCCGGCTTTTTTCAATGCAGAAACGACTTCACCAAAGAAGATTGTTTCGCATGTGTAACATCTTTACTTCCTCATATATCAAATACTTTGTGCAGTGATTCCACATCGGCACGAGTACAACTTCAAGGTTGCTACGTTCAATATCAAACTGAACAATTTCAAGAAACAACTATTCATGAATCCGAAAATAACAATATGTTTCACAAGATTTGTGGAGTGCCTGTTGTAGAGtattattttgagtttaaaGAGTTGATGAACGAGGCATTCATGATACTAGAAAATGGGATTGTAAATAGTGATGGGTTTTACACAATGAAGTATAAAAAGGTGAAATTGATGGCACAATGTGAAGGTGATTTGAGAAGTTGTGAATGTGGTGAATGTGTTGGTAATGCAGTGATGGTTGCCAAGGAAGAATGTAGTAGTTCAGTTTCTgcagaaatatattttgataagtgTTTTATAAGCTACACATACATGCCCAAATCAAATGGTGATGCTAACAACACTGTCCCag GGGCACGCAGAAAGAACAACCCCCAAAAGTTGATAGCAATAATTGTTGGAGGGGGTGCAATTTTGTTTATGGGTCTTATAGTTGTATCGTTGATCAACTCTCGGCTTAAAAAAGATGACTACGAGTAG
- the LOC11409517 gene encoding uncharacterized protein produces the protein MSMLAPPFQLLEINVISAQDLAPVSKSIKAYAVAWLNPERKLTTQADPHGHNNPTWNEKFVFRVDDDFLLSEESVIMIEIYASAWLRDVLIGTVAVHLNNLLPRNRKSKIRFVALQVRRPSGRPQGILNIGVNVVDATMRSMPMYSELSSSAVEYYDITKPNKQNQNYDNNSNCDAKHMMTLQRSQSEKNDSTINDYVYNPNGKNGYGGECESEISVPTGKKGVIVNANGSLCSDVGPSPSVVAAAIAKGLYPLPLHVPRKTVNNSMFEKWPPEKDNGGEMLNTKMDRWRQIDIPQVYDHLGNNNNGSVKKTGKQTKGKGKGKNRRQGSGLFSCFGTALGCEISITCGGGNHKKSGSTNKPRVADSELTYESSYI, from the coding sequence ATGTCGATGCTAGCACCTCCCTTCCAACTCCTAGAAATCAACGTCATATCAGCACAAGACCTCGCACCCGTTTCTAAATCAATCAAAGCCTATGCAGTTGCATGGCTCAATCCAGAACGTAAACTTACCACCCAAGCAGACCCTCATGGTCATAACAACCCTACCTGGaatgaaaaatttgttttcCGCGTCGACGATGATTTCCTCCTATCAGAAGAGTCTGTCATTATGATTGAAATCTATGCCTCTGCTTGGCTCCGTGATGTTCTCATTGGAACTGTCGCTGTTCATCTCAACAATCTTTTACCTCGTAACAGAAAATCCAAGATTCGTTTCGTTGCCTTGCAGGTTCGTCGACCTTCTGGTCGTCCACAAGGGATTCTTAACATTGGTGTTAATGTTGTTGATGCTACGATGAGAAGCATGCCGATGTATTCGGAGCTTAGTTCTTCGGCTGTTGAATATTATGATATAACGAAGCCtaacaaacagaatcaaaacTATGACAATAACAGTAATTGTGATGCCAAGCATATGATGACGCTTCAACGATCACAAAGCGAAAAAAATGATTCGACGATTAATGATTATGTTTATAATCCTAATGGAAAAAACGGTTACGGTGGTGAATGTGAGTCTGAAATTAGTGTTCCTACTGGGAAGAAAGGTGTGATCGTGAACGCGAATGGATCGTTGTGTTCGGATGTTGGACCTTCACCGTCTGTGGTGGCTGCCGCGATAGCGAAAGGATTGTATCCGTTGCCATTGCACGTGCCAAGAAAGACGGTGAATAATTCAATGTTTGAGAAATGGCCGCCGGAGAAGGACAATGGCGGGGAGATGTTGAACACGAAGATGGACCGGTGGAGACAGATAGATATACCGCAGGTTTATGATCATTTGGGGAATAATAATAATGGTAGTGTGAAGAAAACTGGGAAACAAACGAAAGGGAAAGGTAAAGGTAAGAATCGAAGGCAAGGTAGCGGTTTGTTTTCGTGCTTTGGAACAGCATTAGGGTGTGAGATTTCGATAACTTGCGGAGGGGGTAACCATAAGAAGAGTGGTAGCACTAATAAACCTCGTGTTGCTGACTCTGAACTAACTTATGAATCGTCTTATATTTGA